Proteins from one Rubidibacter lacunae KORDI 51-2 genomic window:
- a CDS encoding argininosuccinate synthase codes for MGRAEKVVLAYSGGVDTSVCIPYLKAEWGIKEVITLAADLGQGEELGPVKEKALKSGALVSLVEDARAEFVTDYAFPAIQANALYEDCYPLSTALARPLIAKLLVEAAAKYGADAVAHGCTAKGNDQVRFDLAIAALNPNLTVLAPAREWGMSREETIAYGERFGIPAPVKKSSPYSIDRNLLGRSIEAGPLEDPMTEPLEEIYAMTRAIADTPNEPDYVEIGFERGVPTTLDGQALDPIALIERLNVRAGTHGIGRIDTIENRVVGIKSREIYETPALLVLIYAHRDLERLTLTADVTRYKRGIEQTFGEMIYEGLWFSPLRQALHAFIQQTQARVTGIVRVKLFKGSIAIVGRRSENSLYAPDLATYGADDQFDHAAAEGFIYIWGLPTRVWSQKSRG; via the coding sequence ATGGGTCGCGCAGAAAAAGTCGTACTTGCCTATTCTGGCGGCGTGGATACGTCCGTCTGTATTCCCTATCTGAAAGCGGAATGGGGTATCAAAGAAGTCATTACGCTTGCGGCCGATCTCGGTCAGGGCGAAGAACTGGGTCCGGTTAAGGAGAAGGCTCTCAAGTCTGGAGCATTGGTATCCTTGGTCGAGGACGCGCGAGCAGAATTCGTGACGGACTATGCGTTTCCAGCCATCCAAGCTAATGCTCTTTACGAAGATTGCTATCCTCTGTCGACAGCGCTAGCACGACCGCTCATTGCTAAACTCCTCGTCGAAGCGGCGGCGAAGTACGGAGCCGATGCCGTTGCCCACGGTTGCACGGCAAAGGGGAACGATCAGGTGCGCTTCGATCTGGCGATCGCGGCCCTCAATCCGAACTTAACCGTCCTGGCTCCGGCCCGCGAATGGGGCATGAGCCGGGAGGAGACCATTGCCTACGGCGAACGCTTCGGGATTCCGGCGCCAGTGAAGAAGTCTTCGCCCTACAGCATCGATCGCAACCTGCTCGGGCGCAGCATCGAGGCCGGTCCGCTCGAAGATCCGATGACCGAGCCTTTGGAAGAAATCTACGCGATGACCCGCGCGATCGCCGATACGCCGAACGAGCCGGATTATGTGGAGATCGGTTTCGAACGCGGCGTTCCCACGACCCTGGACGGGCAGGCTCTCGACCCGATCGCACTGATCGAGCGACTAAACGTTCGGGCGGGCACCCACGGGATCGGCCGCATCGACACGATCGAAAACCGCGTGGTCGGCATCAAATCGCGCGAAATCTACGAGACGCCGGCATTGCTGGTGCTGATCTATGCCCACCGCGACCTCGAACGGCTGACGCTAACCGCCGACGTCACTCGATACAAGCGCGGCATCGAGCAAACTTTCGGCGAGATGATCTACGAAGGGCTTTGGTTCAGTCCGCTGCGGCAGGCACTCCATGCCTTTATCCAACAAACCCAGGCGCGCGTCACGGGAATCGTTCGCGTCAAGTTGTTCAAGGGTAGCATCGCCATCGTCGGTCGTCGCTCCGAAAACTCCCTCTATGCGCCCGATCTGGCAACCTATGGTGCGGACGACCAGTTCGATCATGCGGCCGCAGAAGGCTTCATTTATATTTGGGGCTTGCCGACGCGGGTTTGGTCGCAGAAATCACGCGGGTAA
- a CDS encoding tetratricopeptide repeat protein translates to MPEHRVGKNDESQIGSVASNESLGAERGGAIGTSEVAATSEIDRPGGTPRRGWGRWVGWQFWMVALVLVFGGLGYTATSMLLNLPALSKSCASVYWPLASASRRLYCAQAKAETRTRDGLLEAIALVNGLPADHPMHAEGERFITEWTEELLVLGEAKFQTGKLDEAIALAQAIPDDLDAAHLADERIDRWREVWAEGEALQEIVQERILELDWSGAFGAVVKLASVDNDYWSGRRYEALVKEIQRARLETRQLQKARAAFERGNFDDLKTALALAEEVESGSFGYEAAQVLIARIGDNMLALARQEMDAGNWAVVREITIAVPNSLDLDEQVRDLLDLTRAGTQAATGTIAGIEVAISRAQLLGEDRPLYYKAQQLIDRWELEIVDVRHLNRARKLAEPGTLADLQGAIAEADKIPSRNPRYREARAAIGDWTRDIQTIQDQPTLNRAVLAAQGNSIPAWQEAIAIANRIGAQRALYDDAQTRVRQWRANIQRAEDRPILSRATSLASTGRLQEAVATAERIGRGRVLYPDAQNKIALWRAQLRGAELLQRAYRTAEPGSPEALAAAIQTADRIPTVSSSRRAGDRAIARWSERLLGIATRTADRDPAGAIRIAELIPANSRLGSAAQVRIAEWQTRLRPEPLVSEPDARDSAVDAAAPSADRVDTSIPEPALPANEGASNGDGSAAIEAEVLPPADSAPFTNSAPLF, encoded by the coding sequence GTGCCCGAACATCGCGTTGGTAAGAACGACGAGTCGCAGATCGGATCGGTCGCATCGAACGAGTCGCTGGGTGCCGAGCGGGGCGGAGCGATCGGCACGTCAGAGGTGGCTGCTACGTCGGAAATCGACCGTCCCGGCGGCACGCCGCGTCGGGGCTGGGGACGCTGGGTGGGCTGGCAGTTTTGGATGGTCGCACTCGTATTGGTTTTTGGTGGGCTCGGCTACACGGCGACGTCGATGTTGCTGAATCTGCCAGCTCTGTCCAAGAGTTGCGCCTCAGTTTACTGGCCGCTGGCTTCGGCCTCGCGGCGGTTGTACTGCGCGCAGGCTAAGGCAGAAACGCGCACGCGGGACGGTTTATTAGAAGCCATTGCGCTTGTTAACGGGCTGCCGGCCGACCACCCCATGCATGCCGAGGGCGAGCGGTTCATTACCGAGTGGACTGAGGAGTTGTTGGTTCTCGGCGAAGCGAAGTTCCAGACCGGCAAGCTTGATGAGGCGATCGCGTTAGCACAGGCAATTCCTGACGACCTCGACGCCGCACACCTCGCCGACGAACGGATCGATCGCTGGCGCGAGGTCTGGGCTGAAGGCGAAGCGTTGCAAGAGATTGTGCAAGAACGCATACTCGAGCTCGACTGGAGCGGGGCTTTTGGCGCTGTCGTCAAGCTGGCGTCAGTCGACAACGATTATTGGTCCGGGCGTCGCTATGAAGCGCTCGTTAAGGAAATACAGCGCGCGCGGTTGGAGACGCGACAGCTCCAGAAAGCTCGGGCGGCGTTCGAGCGCGGCAATTTCGATGACTTGAAAACCGCGCTAGCCCTTGCCGAAGAGGTAGAATCCGGCAGCTTTGGCTACGAGGCAGCGCAGGTTTTGATCGCGCGGATCGGCGACAACATGCTTGCACTCGCCCGCCAGGAAATGGATGCGGGTAACTGGGCCGTCGTCCGCGAGATTACCATTGCCGTACCAAACAGCTTAGACCTAGACGAGCAAGTTCGCGATTTGCTGGATCTAACCCGTGCCGGAACGCAAGCCGCAACCGGGACGATCGCCGGCATCGAAGTCGCGATCTCCCGCGCGCAACTGCTCGGGGAAGACCGCCCCCTCTACTACAAAGCCCAGCAACTGATCGATCGTTGGGAGCTGGAAATTGTCGACGTCCGCCACCTCAATCGCGCGCGCAAGCTGGCAGAACCGGGGACGCTCGCCGACTTGCAGGGTGCGATCGCCGAAGCCGATAAAATTCCCAGCCGCAATCCCCGCTACCGGGAAGCGCGTGCAGCGATCGGCGACTGGACGCGCGACATCCAAACGATCCAAGACCAGCCAACGCTCAACCGCGCCGTCCTTGCCGCCCAAGGCAACTCGATCCCAGCTTGGCAAGAGGCAATTGCTATTGCCAATCGGATTGGAGCCCAGCGCGCGCTCTACGACGACGCCCAAACGCGGGTCCGGCAATGGCGGGCGAACATCCAGCGAGCTGAAGACCGGCCGATCCTCTCGCGCGCCACCTCACTTGCCAGCACTGGGCGCCTCCAAGAGGCGGTCGCGACGGCCGAGCGGATCGGGCGCGGGCGCGTGCTTTACCCAGATGCACAAAATAAGATCGCGCTCTGGCGCGCGCAATTGCGCGGTGCAGAGTTGCTCCAACGCGCCTACCGCACAGCCGAGCCGGGCAGCCCAGAAGCGCTGGCAGCGGCCATCCAGACGGCCGATCGAATCCCAACCGTTTCCAGCTCCCGCAGGGCAGGCGATCGCGCGATCGCGCGCTGGAGCGAGCGCTTGTTGGGCATTGCCACGCGGACTGCCGATCGGGATCCGGCTGGTGCGATTCGAATTGCCGAGTTGATTCCGGCAAATAGTCGCCTAGGCAGTGCCGCCCAAGTACGCATCGCTGAGTGGCAAACCCGCCTGCGCCCAGAACCGCTGGTATCCGAACCGGATGCCAGGGATAGCGCCGTGGATGCTGCTGCACCGTCCGCCGATCGCGTCGATACCTCAATACCCGAGCCAGCTCTTCCTGCAAATGAAGGCGCATCGAATGGTGATGGTTCGGCGGCGATCGAAGCCGAAGTTCTGCCTCCTGCCGACAGTGCGCCATTCACCAATTCAGCTCCGCTGTTCTGA
- the hslO gene encoding Hsp33 family molecular chaperone HslO, translating to MSDRLLRATAADGGIRAVAATTTNLTETARQLHRLSYVATAALGRAMTAGLLLASNMKQSQARVNLRIRGSGALGGLLVDAGADGTVRGYVDNPTVELPPNALGKLDVGGAIGEGFLYVVRDVGYGYPYSSTVELVSGEIGDDVANYLATSEQTPSALLVGVFVSAEGVSASGGILLQVLPKASSDEHLVQTLEGRVAALTGFTPLMRAGKSLHEIFEELLGDMGLNIFPDVQMVRFHCGCTHDRMLGALRLLGVDELQDMIEQDEGAEATCHFCASVYRASSDELTQLVEEIQTKSL from the coding sequence ATGAGCGATCGGCTCCTACGCGCGACGGCAGCGGATGGCGGTATCCGCGCGGTTGCAGCAACAACGACGAACTTGACCGAAACCGCACGTCAACTTCACAGGCTGTCCTACGTTGCCACGGCAGCGCTTGGGCGAGCAATGACAGCCGGGTTGTTGCTGGCTTCTAACATGAAGCAATCTCAGGCACGGGTCAATCTCCGCATTCGCGGTTCGGGTGCGCTAGGCGGATTGCTTGTCGATGCGGGTGCCGACGGTACAGTTCGCGGCTACGTCGATAATCCCACGGTAGAATTGCCCCCCAATGCTCTCGGCAAGCTCGATGTAGGCGGCGCAATCGGCGAAGGTTTCCTTTACGTTGTCCGCGACGTGGGTTACGGCTACCCGTATTCCAGCACGGTCGAGCTAGTCTCGGGGGAGATCGGCGACGACGTGGCGAATTATTTGGCGACCTCAGAGCAGACGCCTTCGGCATTGCTTGTCGGTGTATTTGTCAGTGCCGAGGGCGTCAGTGCATCCGGCGGTATCCTACTGCAGGTCTTGCCTAAAGCCTCGAGCGACGAGCACTTAGTCCAGACCTTGGAAGGGCGGGTGGCTGCCTTGACGGGATTCACGCCGCTGATGCGTGCGGGGAAATCACTGCATGAGATTTTCGAAGAACTGCTCGGAGACATGGGGCTAAACATCTTCCCCGACGTGCAGATGGTGCGTTTCCACTGCGGCTGCACGCACGATCGCATGTTAGGTGCATTGCGCTTGCTTGGAGTTGACGAACTCCAGGACATGATCGAGCAAGATGAAGGAGCGGAGGCAACTTGCCACTTTTGCGCGAGTGTTTACCGTGCTAGTTCCGACGAACTGACACAGCTCGTTGAGGAAATACAAACTAAATCCTTATAA
- the ureG gene encoding urease accessory protein UreG: MSALRVGIAGPVGSGKTALVEALCKRLRDRYEIAVVTNDIYTQEDAQFLTRARALEQGRIRGVETGGCPHTAIREDASLNLGAIAELEATFPSLDLVLLESGGDNLAATFSPELVDLTIYAIDVSAGDKIPRKGGPGITKSDLLVINKIDLAPYVGADLQVMERDAKRMRGDKPFVFANLKTQEGLEPIIATILPHLD; encoded by the coding sequence ATGAGCGCACTGCGAGTTGGAATTGCAGGTCCAGTTGGTTCGGGAAAGACGGCGCTAGTCGAAGCGCTTTGCAAACGCCTCCGGGATCGCTACGAAATTGCCGTCGTCACGAACGACATTTATACCCAGGAAGACGCGCAGTTCCTAACGCGGGCCCGTGCTTTGGAACAAGGGCGCATTCGCGGTGTCGAAACCGGCGGCTGCCCCCACACGGCGATTCGCGAAGATGCGTCTCTGAACCTGGGGGCGATCGCCGAACTGGAAGCAACATTTCCCTCGCTGGATCTGGTTTTACTCGAGAGCGGCGGCGACAATCTCGCGGCGACGTTTAGTCCAGAGTTGGTAGACCTCACGATTTACGCGATCGACGTGTCTGCTGGCGACAAAATTCCGCGCAAAGGCGGCCCTGGTATCACTAAATCCGATTTACTCGTCATCAATAAGATCGATCTCGCTCCCTACGTCGGTGCCGACTTACAGGTGATGGAGCGCGATGCCAAGCGGATGCGCGGTGATAAGCCCTTCGTGTTTGCGAATCTCAAGACGCAGGAAGGGCTGGAGCCAATCATTGCCACGATCCTTCCACATTTGGACTGA